The Halomicronema hongdechloris C2206 genome includes a window with the following:
- a CDS encoding helix-turn-helix domain-containing protein, which translates to MLWGIPTNGHIGGLRTHCLHSATTALTWIINLPSRDIIQCKINRAKQLLRDREIAIADVAHDLEFSHQIHLNYHFKRLVELTPKVFQKNQ; encoded by the coding sequence ATGCTTTGGGGGATTCCAACGAATGGCCACATCGGTGGGCTCAGAACGCATTGCCTGCATTCTGCTACTACTGCTCTGACTTGGATCATTAACCTTCCAAGTCGTGACATTATTCAATGCAAAATCAACCGCGCCAAGCAACTGCTAAGAGATCGTGAAATAGCAATCGCAGATGTTGCTCATGACCTTGAGTTTTCTCACCAAATCCATTTGAACTACCACTTCAAGCGATTAGTTGAGTTAACACCGAAAGTGTTTCAAAAAAATCAGTAA
- a CDS encoding AraC family transcriptional regulator, producing the protein MTIDFTRKNEVQQLLPTEPLLSSHNAKWNGIHLEYYQHTANEVPEHAPKQHLILINTQVSDLTQYEQTLDNRLQHDQLREGHAVVVPANVGNRACWHTEHSYILLSIDPTVFRYRAFELTDSDEVDLIPHFSSLDPLLHGIGLALKTEIETEKLNGQFYLDSLTTTLIAHLLSHYTAKKGKSHQCVGSLSRQKNRKVIDYIHDNLDRDVSLAELAEIVQISPNYFATLFKQAMGISPHRYIIQCKINCAKQLLRDHEVAIADIAHNLGFSHQSHLNYHFKRLVGVTPKAFQKNQ; encoded by the coding sequence TTGACGATTGACTTCACTAGAAAAAATGAAGTGCAGCAACTCTTGCCTACTGAACCTCTGTTATCCAGTCACAACGCCAAATGGAATGGGATTCATCTCGAATATTATCAACATACTGCTAATGAAGTTCCTGAGCACGCTCCCAAGCAGCATCTTATTCTCATCAATACTCAGGTTTCAGACTTAACCCAATATGAACAGACGTTAGATAATCGTTTACAGCACGATCAACTGAGGGAAGGTCACGCTGTTGTTGTCCCAGCAAATGTTGGGAATCGAGCCTGCTGGCACACTGAGCATAGCTACATTCTCCTCAGTATTGATCCGACTGTGTTTAGGTATCGCGCTTTTGAATTGACGGACTCAGATGAAGTTGACCTCATTCCTCACTTTTCCAGTCTCGATCCGCTCCTTCATGGGATTGGATTAGCACTCAAGACAGAGATTGAAACTGAGAAACTAAACGGACAGTTTTATCTTGACTCACTAACAACGACACTGATTGCTCATCTTCTTAGCCATTACACTGCCAAAAAGGGTAAGTCACATCAGTGTGTTGGCAGTTTATCAAGGCAGAAAAACCGGAAAGTCATTGACTATATTCACGATAATCTTGATCGAGATGTATCGCTTGCTGAATTGGCAGAAATTGTACAAATAAGCCCTAACTATTTCGCCACCTTGTTTAAACAAGCAATGGGAATTTCGCCTCATAGATATATTATTCAATGCAAAATCAACTGCGCCAAGCAACTGTTACGGGATCATGAAGTGGCAATTGCAGATATTGCCCATAACCTTGGATTTTCTCACCAAAGCCATTTGAATTACCATTTCAAGCGATTAGTCGGAGTAACACCTAAAGCATTTCAAAAAAATCAATAA
- a CDS encoding helix-turn-helix domain-containing protein → MEKPDARLLNPTTQNYLRQQAIRLQEQGKRFVDIAAYLGVHRNTVSDWWQQYQQLGESAPLATTARQQTGRRSHAEPEWEAMVQQQMREHFFTPTACIDSPELPVRLVT, encoded by the coding sequence ATGGAAAAACCAGATGCCCGACTTCTCAATCCAACGACCCAAAACTATCTGCGCCAGCAAGCGATACGCCTGCAAGAACAAGGAAAACGATTTGTTGATATTGCCGCCTATCTCGGCGTCCATCGGAATACTGTTTCAGACTGGTGGCAGCAGTATCAGCAACTGGGTGAAAGCGCGCCCCTCGCAACAACCGCGAGGCAACAAACTGGGAGAAGGTCGCACGCTGAACCTGAGTGGGAGGCGATGGTTCAACAACAGATGCGAGAGCACTTTTTCACCCCCACAGCTTGCATAGATTCTCCTGAGTTACCTGTGAGGCTTGTAACCTAA
- the xth gene encoding exodeoxyribonuclease III → MQVATWNINSIRTRLPHVTQWLQDHVVDVLCLQETKVIDGDFPLQAFEDIGYQAHVYGQKAYNGVAMISRVPLQRVRKGFAAILAADRVGDLDAQKRVISAVIGDICIVNLYVPNGASVGSQKYDYKLRWLHCLRDYLQQLLAEYPNLNVCGDFNVALEDRDIYDASDKANHIMASAAERQALQTVLGIGLQDAFRKFTAEPGQFSWWDYRAASFRRNLGWRIDHHYLSDPLYERAISCTIDVEPRKLEKPSDHAPVIVEYPTP, encoded by the coding sequence ATGCAAGTTGCCACCTGGAATATCAACTCCATTCGCACTCGCCTACCCCATGTGACCCAGTGGCTACAGGACCATGTCGTTGATGTGCTGTGTCTGCAGGAAACCAAGGTGATCGATGGAGACTTTCCTCTGCAGGCCTTCGAAGACATCGGCTATCAGGCCCATGTCTACGGACAGAAAGCCTACAATGGGGTTGCCATGATTAGCCGCGTGCCGCTGCAGCGAGTCCGGAAAGGTTTTGCGGCGATATTGGCAGCGGACCGAGTGGGCGATCTCGACGCCCAAAAGCGGGTGATCAGCGCTGTGATCGGGGATATTTGTATCGTCAATCTCTATGTGCCCAATGGCGCCAGCGTCGGCAGTCAAAAGTATGATTACAAACTGCGGTGGCTGCACTGCTTACGGGATTATCTGCAGCAGCTATTAGCGGAGTACCCTAACCTCAATGTCTGTGGTGACTTTAATGTTGCCCTAGAGGATCGAGATATCTACGATGCCAGTGATAAAGCCAATCATATCATGGCCTCTGCTGCCGAACGTCAGGCCCTGCAAACGGTGCTAGGGATTGGACTGCAGGATGCCTTTCGCAAATTCACTGCAGAGCCCGGCCAGTTTAGTTGGTGGGATTATCGGGCCGCATCCTTTCGCCGTAACCTGGGCTGGCGTATCGATCATCACTATCTCTCCGATCCCCTATACGAGCGGGCGATTAGCTGCACCATTGATGTCGAACCGCGTAAATTAGAGAAACCTAGTGACCATGCTCCTGTGATCGTGGAGTATCCCACTCCCTAG
- a CDS encoding saccharopine dehydrogenase family protein, which yields MSQQVLILGGCGRIGGAVAKDLQQYADATITITGRRPVTPRTKMPWRVLSLDLDDHQQLRETIAQHDLVIHCAGPFSYRDDRVLLACIDQGVHYLDVADNPAYVRQALSHGQAATAAGVTAIVSTGVFPGISNVMVRQGVESLDQAETAQLSYIVAGSGGAGVTVMRTTFLELLHPIRAWIDGRWQSVAPYSQRQRLVFPVPYGPCHVYWFNTIEAMTLPESFPLRTVITKFGSQPDIYNHLTWLTARLPKIWLRRPGMVEFLAQTSYRMTEWSDRLSGIGIAMRVDIEGQRQGEPTRYTGSFTHDSTATAAGLGTGLVAQALLSGDLQQPGVWPVELAVPTTLLEQGLEQRGLAIGQSWQRLG from the coding sequence ATGTCCCAGCAGGTTTTGATCTTAGGAGGGTGTGGTCGTATTGGCGGGGCCGTCGCCAAGGACCTGCAGCAATACGCCGATGCCACCATTACTATCACGGGGCGACGGCCAGTGACACCAAGGACTAAGATGCCATGGCGGGTGTTAAGCCTGGATCTGGACGACCATCAACAGTTACGAGAAACCATCGCCCAGCATGATCTTGTCATCCACTGTGCCGGCCCCTTCAGCTATCGCGACGATCGGGTACTGCTGGCCTGTATAGACCAGGGAGTGCATTACCTAGATGTGGCCGACAATCCTGCCTATGTGCGGCAGGCCCTGAGCCATGGCCAGGCCGCTACCGCCGCTGGTGTCACTGCCATCGTGAGTACCGGCGTCTTTCCAGGGATTTCTAACGTCATGGTACGGCAGGGAGTCGAGTCCCTGGATCAGGCCGAGACAGCCCAACTCAGTTATATAGTCGCCGGCTCCGGAGGAGCCGGAGTAACTGTGATGCGCACCACGTTTTTAGAGTTGCTGCACCCGATTCGGGCCTGGATCGATGGCCGCTGGCAATCTGTTGCCCCCTATAGCCAGCGACAACGGTTGGTATTCCCAGTTCCCTACGGCCCTTGCCATGTCTATTGGTTCAATACCATTGAGGCCATGACCCTACCGGAGTCATTTCCGCTGCGCACAGTCATCACTAAGTTCGGGTCCCAGCCCGACATCTACAACCATCTCACCTGGCTCACAGCCCGCTTGCCGAAAATCTGGCTACGACGTCCCGGCATGGTGGAGTTTTTGGCTCAGACTAGCTATCGTATGACCGAGTGGAGCGATCGCCTCAGTGGCATTGGTATTGCCATGCGGGTAGACATTGAAGGGCAACGACAGGGAGAGCCAACTCGCTACACCGGCAGCTTTACCCATGACAGCACGGCAACGGCTGCTGGCCTGGGCACGGGCCTCGTCGCTCAGGCCCTGCTCTCTGGGGACTTACAGCAGCCAGGGGTATGGCCAGTGGAGTTGGCAGTGCCCACAACTTTACTGGAGCAGGGATTGGAACAGCGGGGCTTAGCAATTGGCCAGTCGTGGCAACGGCTAGGGTGA
- a CDS encoding DEAD/DEAH box helicase: protein MAILHGSWLTDQKRFCIWGETWRRVEAMVDADASPHPLAMTALELLTLLESWGRSDQAQAAEDAVMLPASVWETLRQQATQQDQKSSPRQQKRGKSSRSKTHQDRWITPVMALPTDIHDAGLSPRHSADPPKDDTVLYPWQVAGVWLTPEETMSFLVSLPLGSSLAQASPIGGDLRYWSHVARWALDLMGRGKFLPAVTITSQAMAACWELVLESAVDQERLRQFSQRLPLACRSQQLESDQDTVGVKVELPPPPESVLMSFLQTLVDARVRAIAKDHPLPSTSLVDPELPVKEWLATLAHPDGQLDANPVGASRLRDALQTWTAPLQSPQAHQAARFRPCFRLTPPSQTNGEAPWQLSYGLQLATNAEWYLPAEVIWHRPVDRLHYQGEVITAPQELLLRGLGRAARLYEPIRASLGQQQPTACSLTSIQAYEFIKSTAWVLQDNGFNIVLPPGLTDSGDSLNSRLGLRIQAQAPARRQRQRLGLKSLLDFKWELSIAGETLSQQEFENLITQGSPLVQINDRWVELRPQDVRAAQTFLQQSKADLPLSVEDALRISTGDTQVINKLPVVDFEASGALKSLIDTLTTGNQTLEPVAEPAGFQGQLRPYQAWGISWLAFLEQWGLGACLADDMGLGKTIQLIAFLLYLRQQDLLEAPTLLVCPTSVLGNWEREVKRFAPDLKTLVYHGDKRPHGTAFTKAAKAVQMVITSYPLVKRDLRDLKRVEWQGLVLDEAQNIKNPEAKQSKAVRELEAQFRIALTGTPVENRLAELWSIMDFLNPGYLGPRNFFQRRFATPIERYGDTASLSTLRSLVRPFILRRLKTDRSIIADLPEKQEMTVFCGLSSEQAALYQQVVEDSMASLEETDGIQRHGLILALLTKLKQICNHPAQFLQESAPVQPARSGKLQRLDEMLEEVISAGDRTLIFTQFAEMGKQLRTHLERQFGQEALFLYGSTSKAQREAMVDRFQHDPDAPRLFILSLKAGGVGLNLTRANHVFHFDRWWNPAVENQATDRVFRIGQTQTVQVHKFVCTGTLEERIHEMIESKQTLSEQVVGTGEQWLTELDTDSLRQLLLLDRQAIMDT from the coding sequence ATGGCGATTTTACACGGTAGCTGGTTGACCGATCAGAAGCGTTTCTGCATCTGGGGGGAAACGTGGCGGCGAGTTGAGGCTATGGTTGATGCCGATGCCTCCCCCCATCCTCTGGCCATGACGGCTCTAGAGCTCCTGACCCTGTTAGAGAGCTGGGGTAGGAGTGACCAAGCACAGGCTGCTGAGGATGCGGTCATGCTACCAGCTTCGGTTTGGGAGACCCTGCGCCAACAGGCTACCCAACAAGATCAAAAGTCGTCACCTCGACAACAGAAGCGGGGAAAATCTAGTCGGTCTAAGACCCATCAGGATCGGTGGATAACCCCGGTGATGGCATTGCCGACAGATATCCATGATGCTGGGCTTTCGCCCCGTCATTCGGCGGATCCGCCAAAGGACGATACGGTGTTGTATCCATGGCAGGTAGCGGGGGTGTGGTTGACCCCAGAGGAGACCATGAGCTTTTTGGTGAGTCTCCCTCTTGGTTCTTCTTTGGCCCAAGCGTCACCAATTGGCGGCGATCTGAGGTATTGGTCCCATGTGGCCCGTTGGGCCTTGGATTTGATGGGGCGGGGCAAGTTTCTGCCAGCGGTGACGATTACCAGTCAAGCCATGGCTGCTTGTTGGGAGTTGGTGCTAGAGAGTGCTGTCGACCAGGAACGGTTGCGGCAGTTCTCCCAGCGCTTACCGCTGGCCTGTCGCAGCCAGCAGCTGGAGAGCGATCAGGATACTGTTGGGGTCAAAGTAGAGTTGCCGCCCCCTCCTGAATCGGTGCTGATGAGCTTTCTGCAGACGTTGGTGGATGCTCGGGTGCGTGCGATCGCAAAAGACCATCCTCTGCCCAGCACTTCCCTAGTCGATCCAGAACTGCCTGTCAAGGAATGGCTAGCCACCCTAGCCCATCCAGATGGCCAGCTAGATGCCAACCCAGTAGGAGCCTCACGGCTGCGGGATGCCCTACAAACCTGGACGGCTCCTCTGCAAAGTCCCCAGGCCCATCAGGCAGCCCGATTTCGTCCCTGCTTTCGGTTGACTCCCCCCAGCCAGACCAACGGCGAAGCTCCCTGGCAGCTTAGCTATGGCCTGCAGCTAGCCACCAACGCCGAGTGGTATCTCCCGGCCGAGGTGATCTGGCACCGTCCCGTCGACCGACTCCATTACCAAGGAGAAGTCATCACAGCTCCCCAGGAACTCCTACTCAGGGGCCTCGGTCGCGCTGCCCGCCTCTACGAACCGATTCGAGCCAGTCTGGGGCAGCAGCAACCCACAGCGTGCTCCCTAACCTCCATCCAGGCCTACGAATTCATCAAATCCACCGCTTGGGTGCTGCAAGACAACGGCTTTAACATCGTCTTGCCTCCAGGCCTAACCGACTCCGGCGACAGCCTCAATAGTCGCTTGGGGCTACGCATTCAAGCCCAGGCCCCGGCCCGTCGGCAACGGCAACGGTTGGGCTTAAAGAGCCTACTGGATTTCAAGTGGGAGTTATCCATTGCCGGGGAAACCCTTTCCCAGCAGGAGTTCGAGAATCTGATCACCCAGGGATCCCCATTGGTACAGATCAACGATCGTTGGGTAGAGCTACGACCCCAAGATGTGCGGGCCGCCCAGACCTTTCTGCAGCAGTCTAAAGCAGATTTGCCCCTCTCGGTGGAAGATGCCCTGCGCATCAGCACTGGCGACACCCAGGTCATCAATAAACTGCCAGTTGTTGACTTCGAAGCCTCCGGTGCGCTGAAATCTCTGATTGACACCCTCACCACCGGCAACCAAACCCTAGAACCCGTCGCCGAACCCGCAGGCTTTCAAGGGCAACTGCGTCCCTATCAGGCCTGGGGGATCTCCTGGCTGGCCTTTCTAGAGCAATGGGGCCTGGGGGCTTGCCTAGCCGATGACATGGGCTTGGGGAAGACCATTCAGTTGATCGCCTTCTTACTCTATCTGCGACAGCAAGATCTACTGGAGGCCCCTACCCTGCTGGTCTGTCCCACCTCGGTGCTGGGTAACTGGGAACGCGAGGTCAAACGCTTTGCTCCCGATCTCAAGACCCTGGTCTACCACGGCGACAAGCGGCCCCACGGCACCGCCTTTACCAAGGCAGCCAAGGCCGTCCAAATGGTGATCACCAGTTACCCTCTGGTGAAGCGAGATCTGCGAGATCTGAAGCGAGTCGAGTGGCAGGGCCTAGTCCTAGATGAAGCCCAAAACATTAAAAATCCCGAGGCCAAACAATCCAAGGCCGTGCGAGAACTAGAGGCCCAATTTCGCATTGCCCTGACCGGTACCCCGGTGGAAAATCGGCTGGCGGAGCTGTGGTCGATCATGGATTTTCTCAACCCTGGCTATTTGGGGCCTCGCAATTTCTTCCAACGGCGTTTTGCTACTCCCATCGAGCGCTACGGCGATACCGCTTCCCTCAGCACCTTGCGATCGCTAGTGCGACCCTTCATTCTGCGGCGGCTCAAGACCGACCGCAGCATCATCGCCGATCTGCCCGAAAAGCAGGAAATGACCGTATTCTGCGGTCTCTCCTCCGAACAAGCCGCCCTCTATCAACAGGTGGTGGAAGACTCCATGGCCTCCCTGGAAGAAACCGATGGCATCCAGCGCCATGGCCTCATCCTGGCCCTATTGACGAAACTGAAACAGATTTGCAACCATCCGGCCCAGTTTCTGCAAGAGTCTGCTCCGGTTCAACCGGCCCGCTCCGGGAAATTGCAACGCCTTGACGAAATGCTGGAAGAAGTCATCTCCGCAGGTGATCGGACCCTCATCTTCACCCAATTTGCCGAAATGGGGAAACAGCTGCGGACCCACCTAGAGCGCCAGTTTGGCCAAGAAGCCCTGTTTCTCTACGGCAGCACCAGCAAGGCTCAGCGGGAAGCCATGGTCGATCGGTTTCAGCACGATCCCGATGCCCCCCGCTTATTCATTCTCTCCCTCAAAGCCGGCGGGGTAGGGCTCAACCTGACCCGAGCCAACCACGTCTTTCACTTTGACCGTTGGTGGAACCCAGCAGTAGAAAACCAAGCCACCGACCGGGTCTTTCGCATTGGTCAGACGCAGACGGTGCAAGTCCATAAGTTCGTCTGCACCGGCACTCTGGAAGAACGCATCCACGAGATGATCGAGTCGAAGCAAACTCTCTCAGAACAAGTGGTGGGCACCGGCGAGCAATGGCTCACCGAACTCGATACCGATTCCCTGCGACAACTGCTCTTGCTCGACCGTCAGGCGATCATGGATACCTAG
- a CDS encoding GNAT family N-acetyltransferase, translating to MPLHIPIQRRLRDSTPVELDAMGSHEALAVQAMLNAIIAVGQTYPQEQSLSWTDFTHYWMKGHAFVVRQCQENPINTEKTPEIIGAFYIKPNFPGRCSHICNAGFIVPPEVRRRGIGRLMGEEMLGLARQLGYRAVMFNLVFETNIPSLKLWDSLGFSRLGQIPEAVHLPDGSFVDAVMFYKSLL from the coding sequence ATGCCACTACACATTCCAATCCAGCGTCGCCTTAGGGACAGCACCCCTGTAGAATTAGATGCCATGGGGTCCCACGAAGCCCTCGCGGTGCAGGCAATGCTGAATGCCATTATTGCCGTCGGCCAAACTTACCCTCAGGAACAGTCCCTCTCCTGGACTGACTTCACTCACTATTGGATGAAGGGACATGCTTTTGTGGTACGCCAATGCCAGGAAAACCCAATCAACACAGAGAAAACCCCAGAGATCATCGGTGCCTTTTATATCAAGCCCAACTTCCCCGGCCGTTGCAGTCACATCTGCAATGCTGGGTTCATTGTACCGCCTGAGGTGCGGAGACGGGGGATTGGTCGCCTGATGGGAGAAGAAATGCTCGGCTTGGCTCGTCAACTGGGCTACCGGGCCGTCATGTTTAACCTGGTATTCGAGACCAACATCCCTTCTTTAAAGTTGTGGGACAGCCTCGGGTTTTCTCGCCTAGGTCAGATTCCCGAAGCTGTGCATCTCCCCGATGGCAGCTTTGTGGATGCGGTGATGTTCTATAAATCCCTGCTATAG
- a CDS encoding IS1/IS1595 family N-terminal zinc-binding domain-containing protein encodes MKCPRCYSSKISKNGRHRGYAKRYKCQECDRQFLESYTLQGYSAGNIFWAHPNFADVILSVAIAARRISADSVGSRSFTTLRFVQDGKTGMHSIF; translated from the coding sequence ATGAAGTGTCCTAGATGTTACTCAAGCAAAATTAGCAAAAATGGTCGCCACCGTGGTTATGCAAAGCGTTATAAGTGTCAAGAATGCGATCGCCAGTTTCTCGAGTCATATACTTTGCAAGGCTATAGCGCTGGCAATATATTTTGGGCGCATCCCAATTTTGCAGATGTCATTCTGAGTGTAGCGATAGCGGCACGAAGAATCTCGGCTGATAGCGTAGGATCGAGATCCTTCACGACACTTCGTTTCGTTCAGGATGGCAAAACTGGGATGCACTCTATATTTTAG
- a CDS encoding MATE family efflux transporter produces the protein MKSYSKLMRSVSTALSRAWHFKWRLERLDVSGDRTGRSPELEISNSRLQPDLPASRVDVRGRHRLDHRAVIVLALPLFLSNGVQAFLNIADTWFAGRISTDAIAAMGAVYQLIFLFLLLLSGVGIFVQTIVAQTFGGGRKTHAARAVWAGCWSALLTIPLFILIAAAGYSLLAPFNLAANIEQLALEYWFPRLLGGPFFVCIWALWSFFNGIGRPQVTLVSAVGIAVLNVAGNELLMFQLGLGMAGAGWASTVSLMAGALILFAVFLSYSERANFQPFQVWQPRWKDIRQLFAYGIPVGLFMVADLVGLALFQIMQVELGTAEGAATQIVLMLSSTAYLPAIGIGQAGTTLVGQSIGAGDKRWARHLGNVVIRLTVIYMGVVGVLLLLARGWLIPLFISPADPHAPQVLTFGFAMLWFAIGYQVFYALYISSIFCLQGAGDVKVPSVLANSISWFGFIPLAHVLSFSPGQGWVSCLPQFGLGVFGGWAAVLVYIVTVGVALFWRWRSSAWQRIALH, from the coding sequence ATGAAATCTTACTCAAAACTGATGCGTAGTGTTTCGACTGCGCTGTCTAGGGCTTGGCATTTTAAGTGGCGCCTAGAGCGACTCGACGTTTCAGGTGACCGAACGGGTAGAAGCCCCGAACTCGAAATCTCGAACTCCCGCTTACAGCCAGATCTACCAGCCTCGAGGGTTGATGTCCGAGGCAGGCATCGGCTCGATCATCGCGCTGTCATTGTTCTAGCCCTCCCGCTTTTTTTAAGCAACGGTGTCCAAGCGTTCCTCAACATCGCTGACACCTGGTTCGCCGGACGCATTTCTACTGATGCTATTGCTGCCATGGGAGCAGTTTACCAGTTAATCTTTTTGTTCCTGCTGCTTTTAAGTGGCGTGGGGATATTCGTCCAGACTATCGTCGCTCAAACCTTTGGCGGTGGACGCAAAACGCATGCAGCTAGAGCAGTCTGGGCAGGCTGCTGGAGTGCTCTTTTGACCATTCCCCTATTTATCCTCATCGCTGCGGCAGGCTACAGCCTTCTTGCTCCCTTTAATCTGGCAGCAAACATCGAGCAGCTAGCGCTAGAGTATTGGTTCCCGCGCCTGCTAGGTGGACCATTTTTTGTGTGCATTTGGGCGCTTTGGAGTTTCTTCAACGGTATTGGACGTCCTCAAGTGACTTTAGTGAGCGCTGTTGGCATCGCGGTGCTCAACGTGGCAGGTAACGAGCTGCTTATGTTCCAGCTTGGGTTAGGAATGGCAGGGGCAGGATGGGCTTCAACGGTCTCATTGATGGCGGGAGCCCTCATCTTGTTTGCAGTATTCCTCAGCTACTCCGAACGAGCCAACTTCCAGCCTTTCCAGGTTTGGCAGCCGCGATGGAAAGATATTCGACAACTATTCGCTTATGGAATTCCGGTGGGACTTTTTATGGTCGCCGACTTGGTGGGACTGGCTCTGTTCCAAATTATGCAGGTCGAACTGGGAACAGCTGAGGGAGCAGCTACCCAGATTGTCTTGATGCTGAGCTCAACAGCTTACTTACCGGCAATAGGAATTGGGCAAGCGGGAACCACCCTTGTTGGTCAGTCTATCGGCGCTGGAGATAAGCGCTGGGCGAGGCACCTAGGCAATGTAGTTATCCGGCTTACCGTTATCTATATGGGGGTAGTCGGGGTGCTGTTGCTGCTAGCCAGAGGCTGGTTGATTCCCCTATTTATCTCACCAGCAGACCCTCATGCACCTCAGGTGCTTACCTTCGGATTTGCCATGCTATGGTTTGCTATAGGATATCAGGTATTTTATGCACTATACATCAGTAGCATCTTCTGTTTGCAGGGAGCAGGCGACGTGAAGGTGCCATCAGTGCTTGCAAACAGCATCTCTTGGTTTGGATTCATCCCGCTAGCTCACGTGCTCTCGTTTTCGCCTGGTCAAGGTTGGGTGAGTTGTCTGCCCCAATTCGGATTGGGGGTTTTTGGCGGCTGGGCAGCAGTCCTCGTTTACATCGTCACCGTGGGAGTAGCCCTGTTCTGGCGTTGGCGCTCCAGTGCCTGGCAGCGGATTGCGCTGCATTGA
- the sigC gene encoding RNA polymerase sigma factor SigC, with protein sequence MIVSPPFSNDDKADLSVLDFETAAHESASLNSSNLEDPADLAELEAEASLHSQTRRTTDLVRLYLQEIGRVRLLQRDEEVSEAQLVQRYMQLIELRDQAAKTQGGDLQAYTHLMSLRDRLTSHLGYRPSLGRWAKAAETDPTELKRLLAEGKRRWAALADLPVAELESALTEGLRAKEHMIKANLRLVVSVAKKYQNRGLELLDLIQEGTLGLERAVEKFDPTKGYRFSTYAYWWIRQGITRAIATQSRTIRLPVHITEKLNKIKKAQRKLSQEKGRTPTVDDIARELDMTAPQVREVLLRVPRAVSLETKVGKERDTELGDLLETDETTPEETLMQEALRRDLQHLMADLTSREQDVIRMRFGLGDGIPYSLAEIGRALELSRERVRQIESKALQKLRQPKRRNRVRDYLEALG encoded by the coding sequence ATGATAGTTTCCCCCCCATTCAGCAATGATGACAAAGCCGATCTATCGGTGCTTGATTTTGAAACGGCAGCCCATGAATCGGCTAGCCTCAATTCCTCCAACCTTGAAGACCCAGCTGATCTGGCGGAATTAGAAGCCGAAGCCTCCCTGCACAGCCAAACTCGTCGGACCACTGACTTGGTGCGGCTGTACCTGCAGGAAATTGGACGGGTACGCCTATTGCAGCGAGATGAAGAAGTGTCTGAGGCCCAGCTTGTCCAGCGCTACATGCAGCTGATAGAGCTACGGGATCAGGCAGCCAAGACCCAGGGAGGAGATCTGCAAGCCTACACCCATCTGATGTCTCTGCGGGATCGGCTGACATCTCATCTGGGCTATCGACCTTCGTTAGGACGATGGGCCAAAGCGGCTGAGACTGATCCGACTGAACTGAAGCGGTTGCTGGCCGAGGGTAAACGCCGTTGGGCGGCCTTGGCAGACTTGCCGGTAGCTGAGCTCGAGTCGGCCCTAACAGAAGGACTGCGGGCTAAGGAACACATGATCAAGGCCAATCTGCGACTGGTGGTCTCAGTGGCCAAGAAGTATCAGAATCGTGGCTTAGAGCTGCTGGATTTGATTCAAGAAGGGACTTTGGGCCTAGAGCGGGCGGTAGAAAAATTTGACCCGACTAAGGGCTATCGATTTAGCACCTACGCCTACTGGTGGATCCGCCAAGGTATTACCCGAGCCATTGCCACCCAAAGTCGCACCATTCGCCTACCGGTGCATATCACCGAGAAGCTGAACAAGATTAAGAAGGCTCAGCGCAAGCTGTCTCAGGAGAAGGGGCGTACTCCTACCGTCGATGACATTGCCAGGGAGTTGGACATGACCGCTCCCCAGGTGCGGGAAGTGCTGTTGCGGGTACCCCGAGCCGTTTCCCTGGAAACTAAAGTCGGCAAGGAGCGGGACACTGAGCTAGGCGATTTGCTGGAGACCGATGAAACGACCCCAGAAGAAACACTGATGCAGGAAGCCCTGCGTCGGGACCTGCAGCATCTGATGGCCGATCTCACCAGCCGGGAGCAGGATGTGATCCGCATGCGCTTTGGCTTAGGCGACGGGATTCCCTACTCTCTGGCCGAGATTGGTCGAGCCCTGGAACTCTCTCGGGAACGGGTGCGGCAGATTGAGTCGAAGGCACTGCAAAAGTTGCGTCAGCCTAAGCGTCGCAACCGCGTGCGTGACTACCTGGAGGCCCTGGGGTAA